A genomic stretch from Halichoerus grypus chromosome 5, mHalGry1.hap1.1, whole genome shotgun sequence includes:
- the MLLT11 gene encoding protein AF1q yields the protein MRDPVSSQYSSFLFWRMPIPELDLSELEGLGLSDTSIYKIKDSSAGKMTGQATGEQEKNSEGDALLEYSTFNFWRAPIASIHSFELDLL from the coding sequence ATGAGGGACCCCGTGAGTAGCCAGTACAGCTCCTTTCTTTTCTGGAGGATGCCCATTCCAGAACTGGATCTGTCGGAGCTGGAAGGCCTGGGTCTGTCAGATACATCCATCTACAAGATCAAAGACAGCAGCGCTGGCAAAATGACCGGGCAAGCAACTGGAGAACAGGAGAAAAACTCCGAAGGCGATGCCCTCCTTGAATACAGCACCTTCAACTTCTGGAGAGCTCCCATTGCTAGTATCCACTCCTTTGAATTGGACTTGCTTTAA